A window of the Eremothecium cymbalariae DBVPG#7215 chromosome 5, complete sequence genome harbors these coding sequences:
- the FMN1 gene encoding riboflavin kinase (similar to Ashbya gossypii ABL109W), with the protein MKARSVDVPIPDRPVSPFPILTDYVDIICGFGRGSSELGIPTANVPIEQLPPEVNTLETGVYFGWSKLHAITSLESKTHERKNGTLVEYNYGKNLTVDDTEVLPVVMSVGWNPFFKNKSKTVELHILRAFEDDFYGAKVKFSLLGYIRPELDYTTKENLIDDIHTDIKITSEVLKRPGYSCLRRQLLE; encoded by the coding sequence ATGAAAGCCAGGTCAGTAGATGTACCTATTCCAGATAGGCCCGTATCACCGTTTCCCATTTTAACTGATTATGTGGATATCATATGTGGGTTTGGTCGTGGCTCTTCTGAGTTAGGAATTCCAACTGCCAACGTCCCTATCGAACAATTACCTCCAGAAGTAAACACTTTGGAGACAGGAGTCTACTTTGGTTGGTCGAAATTACACGCCATAACCAGTCTTGAGTCAAAGACACATGAAAGGAAAAATGGAACTTTAGTGGAATACAATTACGGCAAGAACCTAACAGTAGATGATACCGAGGTATTACCCGTTGTGATGTCTGTTGGATGGAATCCTTTTTTCAAGAATAAGTCAAAGACAGTAGAATTACATATATTGCGagcttttgaagatgacTTTTATGGAGCAAAGGTTAAGTTTAGCCTCCTAGGTTATATCAGGCCAGAGTTGGATTACACTACGAAAGAGAATCTGATAGACGATATTCATacagatattaaaattacTTCTGAAGTTCTGAAACGCCCTGGATACAGCTGCTTAAGGAGACAACTTCTCGAATAA